In Helianthus annuus cultivar XRQ/B chromosome 3, HanXRQr2.0-SUNRISE, whole genome shotgun sequence, a single window of DNA contains:
- the LOC110930999 gene encoding 40S ribosomal protein S15 isoform X5 — MSTDELVKLFTARARRRFQRGLKRKPMALIKKLRKVKREAPVGEKLELVKTHLRNMIIVPEMIGSVVGVYNGKTFNQIEIKQEMIGHYLAEFSISYKPVKHGRPGIGVTHSSRFIPLK, encoded by the exons ATGTCTACTGATGAGCTTGTTAAGCTCTTCACTGCTCGTGCTCGCAGAag GTTTCAGAGAGGTTTGAAGAGGAAGCCTATGGCTTTAATCAAGAAGCTCCGCAaagtt AAACGTGAGGCACCAGTCGGTGAGAAGCTAGAGCTAGTGAAGACTCACTTGAGGAACATGATCATTGTTCCAGAAATGATAGGGAGTGTCGTGGGTGTTTACAATGGCAAGACATTCAACCAGATTGAAATCAAGCAAGAGATGATCGGCCACTACCTTGCTGAATTCTCTATTTCATACAAGCCTGTGAAGCACGGTAGACCCGGTATTGGTGTTACCCACTCCTCCAGGTTTATTCCATTGAAGTGA